In Tumebacillus amylolyticus, the sequence GGGGGACTTGCCCTTCACGACGACGATCAGCATCGTGGCTGTCAACCCGAGGCCGACAATTTGGATGATGTCCATAGGCGTCGAACTCCTTTTTCGAGACCGGACGCTAGTGCGACAGGAACACGTCGCGGACTTTGTTGAACAGGTCGCCGATGTAGGAGACGACCGTGAACATGATCACGATAAAACCGGTCAGCGTCGCCCATGAGGCGAACTCTTCCTTGCCCGATTGCTTTAAAACGGTGTGGATGACCGCGGTGAGGATGCCCACACCCGCGATGAAGAATATTTCATTGATCTCTGTGCCCATCATCGTTCCCCCCCACTAATACAACAGGATCACGACGGTCAGCCCGAGCAGTGCGCCGAGGTACCGCCACATTTTTTCGTTGCGGGCTTGGTCTTCGCGAGCGCTCGCCTCTTCTGCCGTCAAATGCGCGACACCGAGGTGGATGTGCTTGATCTGGTCGGCCCGGTCAGAAGCCCCCAGTGTGCGTCCAAACTGGCGAAGCACATCGCGATCTCCCTCTTTGAGCACCAAGCGACTGCGCATCTCGTCGAGAGCCTCTTGCCAAGCACCGTCACCGGTCAGCCCGCGCCCGTCGCGGAGCTTGTCAGACATCTTGTGAAAAAACTCTCCGACCGGAGCGGGCAGTCGTGCGGCGATGCGCTGGCAAGCATCCGGCAGCGGGGTTGCCGCGTAAAAAATTTCGGTTTCCAACACCTTCAAAGCACTGACGAACTGCCGAAGTTGCTTGGGGCGTTCCGCATATCGGTTGGCCATTCGAAATCCGGCCATCGTGCAGGCCCCTAGGATCAACAGGCCGCCGAGCAGTTTAAACATGATTCTCACTCCCCGTCTGCACCCGTTCTCCCCGTTTGTCGAACACACCCTCGATCGTGCAGGGTCCGCGACGGCGGGAAAGCACGATGTAGCGGTGGAAGGCGCCCTGTTCAAACAGTTGGCGCAACACCGGACGGTTGCGGACTTCATGCATCCCGAAACCGTGTGCCGTGGTGATGACATGAACGCCTGCGTGAATCGCTTCCAGCAGCGCAGCTCCGTCCTCCGGGCGACCGATCTCGTCGGTGACGAGAACGTGGGGCGACATCGAGCGGATCATCATCTGCATGCCTTCCGCTTTCGGACAGGCATCCAACACATCGGTGCGCGGACCGAGATCGTGTTGTGGAACTCCTCGCCAGGAAGCGGCGACTTCGGAGCGTTCGTCCACGATGCCGACTTTTTGCGGCGGCAGTTTCGGATGCAACGTGCCGCAGGAGAGATGTCGGGCGAGGTCGCGCAGGAGTGTGGTCTTGCCGCATTGCGGCGGCGAAATCAAAAGCGTGTTGTGCAAGCGGTAGGCCGCGGAATCGATTAGCAGATGGCGAATCTTCTCTGCAGCATGTCGAACGTCGCGGGCGATACGCAGGTTGAACGTGGTAATCTCCTTCAAGCCGCGGAGTTGCCCTTGTCCATCCAAGAGAGCTCGTCCGGC encodes:
- the spoIIIAC gene encoding stage III sporulation protein AC; this translates as MGTEINEIFFIAGVGILTAVIHTVLKQSGKEEFASWATLTGFIVIMFTVVSYIGDLFNKVRDVFLSH
- the spoIIIAB gene encoding stage III sporulation protein SpoIIIAB — encoded protein: MFKLLGGLLILGACTMAGFRMANRYAERPKQLRQFVSALKVLETEIFYAATPLPDACQRIAARLPAPVGEFFHKMSDKLRDGRGLTGDGAWQEALDEMRSRLVLKEGDRDVLRQFGRTLGASDRADQIKHIHLGVAHLTAEEASAREDQARNEKMWRYLGALLGLTVVILLY
- the spoIIIAA gene encoding stage III sporulation protein AA — protein: MIVHNRLQTSTLDLEPVLREQIAPVLPLRLRQAVLSLPDEVRRHLEEVRIRLGRPLQVYYGGREAFVTLTGQTSPRAEDGHFIDEEDIAQTLNLMTHSSLYALEEELRRGYLTIPGGHRVGLAGRALLDGQGQLRGLKEITTFNLRIARDVRHAAEKIRHLLIDSAAYRLHNTLLISPPQCGKTTLLRDLARHLSCGTLHPKLPPQKVGIVDERSEVAASWRGVPQHDLGPRTDVLDACPKAEGMQMMIRSMSPHVLVTDEIGRPEDGAALLEAIHAGVHVITTAHGFGMHEVRNRPVLRQLFEQGAFHRYIVLSRRRGPCTIEGVFDKRGERVQTGSENHV